Below is a genomic region from Kryptolebias marmoratus isolate JLee-2015 linkage group LG12, ASM164957v2, whole genome shotgun sequence.
ATCAAATCTAAGTCCATCTTTTCAAAAGGATTTTACCAAGACTTCTATTATTTGATGGCCCGTCTCTGACAGACAGATCAATGCTTCTCAAGcagagattaaaaacagattgaaGAGCatactaaagtttttttttttctttttatgaatcTTGAAGCCATAATCAAAGCCattatttcaaactgaaacataacTTTGTTGTAAGATGCTGAATGTTGGAACATTTAATTCTACTTCAATGTGTGGCTGTAGCGCTCACTTTGACTCGTGATTGGATGGTATTTCCTACTGGAACTAGGAGGTTTCTTTCCCCGAAAACATTAGACCATAAAGCTTCAAATTCTGGTGTAATTTGTATTCATTTAGCAGTTCACGCTCTAGAGGGTTTGTGATGTAATGCACCTGAAAATATAATAGATTCACATGTCTGTAATAGTGTGCAACAGGAAAGCTGTAAAAATCATATCTTATGTGAATAAATAGATGCTCTTTAACGTGAGTTTATACAAGATGTTATAAAATCTTGACTGACACTTAGATTTGACAGACAAAGCTTGCTACAAACTGATGAGCAGACCCAGCTCAAATTAAATTATCCTCACATTAGTGAAATTAACAAGCCGTTTAAGAAATATAGGCAGAAAAAACTGTGCTGCAAATGGATTGTGAAATGAGACTGACTGCAGTTGGTCACACATATTAAAACCTCAATTAATTCTGAGAGATAATCTCAAATGCAGCCATAATTAGAAGATTAATTAAGGCACTGATTGTACTCAACATAGCCATCATGGCCAAAGTTCTCCAGTGCAGCAATCTGCTGTATTTGAGTGCCATTAGAAGAGGAAACTGTGTTTATTATTGATTCCTAATAGCACCAAACCCCcgctgagttttaaactaaaaaaacattaagctgAGTCCTTGCCTGGCCCAATGCCACTGATCAATGCCATGTTACAACCAAAAGGGAGATATTCAAAATCAAAGCTGTCGCTATAGCAACGCCCCTGCCCGATTCCACCAATCGATGGAGTCCGCGGGGTTGTGAGATGCGCCAGGGAAAGGCCAGCGTCCTACATAAAGAGTCCAGGACAGGGAGCCGGGCAACACACAAGGCAGCGCACCCTTCTGCACACATTCGGTTAGGAGAAGAGTGGCACAGAGAGACGAGGAGAGGCAAAAggacaaaaggaaaaagaagcagtgagaagaaaaaaaaaaacctgagaaaacatGGTACGCTCATGTGAACAGGAGATTCCTGGCTGGGTCTATGTGGGCACCCTGCTCTTCTTTATCTACTTCCACTCTGTCACAGTCAGCGGAGGTAAGATCACAAATAAATTCAGTGCTTTACCACTAAAAAGATCTGCTCACTTTGAAATCTTTAATTGATTTAAATCCTACACTATATTGTTCTGGTTCAGTCCAGCTTCCCCCGTGCTGACAGGGGGGAACAGCATGAATGTGTGGCTTGTGCCGAGCCTCAAGGCAAAACATGGATATTTATCTATTCAGCTTTTCTTGTCCTCATCTGTTTGTCTGggttcagataaaaaaagacaagcaagTTCATTTGTCACTTGGCTTTGTACCATCTCATCAATTCAGAGCGGCACACCAGCTGAGGGAAAGCTTtgcttgcttttaaaaagaattgaTTTTGACAAAAGCTATTGAAGGTCATATTACACTGCTGTCAGATTAGTTTTTAGTGAGTGGAttcaaaaaactgtttaaatgttttattcagtctttttggCTCTTTTCAGCTTAAAGTGGAGGAGGCagtgaaacagttttatttataagtttgtgtgtatgtgtgtgtggagggggttctctatttttttgttatcttttcttttcttttctcacagAATGTAAAAATAGCTAATTATGTAACCGATATACTCTGTACTGTACATTGTATCCGGGAGATGTACAGTATCCTCCTGAATGGGTTTAGTGTCTTCTCGATTGAGCATCCTGTGTCTTGGCTGGCTAATTGGAAAAAGCTGACTTTGAAGTAGGGGTTCTTGATTGTTGTGGAGAAATGAAAACCGTGAGACAACCCAAGGAGCCAAATGTTCTCCCCCCAGTGTCTCATTAAACCCCCAGTTGCAGGCCAACAAGGCTGTTGATGACTGTGGCAGAGCAGAATGGAAACAGCAACTTGTCGTGCTTGGGTCTTTCATGTGGGATTCTCCAGTATGCGCCGCTTGTACTTATGTTCAAGAGGAGCCATAgaaagagccatctgcaacgGTGCTGCAAACTCAGGATTCCTTTTCTCCTGTGCACCTGGCATCTGGGGGTTTCTGAGTCAGCCACCTAGTTGTTGCTCTTTTTCTAATAATCAAGAGCAGAAGAAGGAAAGGATGCACAACTCTGATTTTCCCCTCCTGACACGTACTATCAGTTGTGGTTTAGCTGAAGGGCTTGGGTGTGCTTTTATAGATCTTAACTGTGTCAAATATGATTCATGTTGCAGGCAATCTCTCAATGCAGAGGAGCAGTTATGAAAACAGGGACAGAATAAGAGTTGCCATTCAAATTTAGAAAGCAATTAAACAACTTTTGTGCAAACGCTAAGGCacttttgtgatgtttgtgctTATAAGTTtttctgatctttttatttccacagctCCGCTGAAGCAGGAGGCATTAGATAGTGGGGTCACAACTCTGAATCACTCCATGAGTTTGGTGCATCGTATGGAGAACCTCCTTGTCATGGGCAACAGTAGTGATGTCAGTCTGCGGGTGCAAACCATCAACACAGATGAGGTGAAGGTGATTCAAGCCCACAGTCTGGTTCTCAGCCTGCAGAGTGATGTGTTTGAGGAACTGCTGCTCGGTCGCAATAACAGTGCGCTGGTTCTGACCGAGACACCTGATTGTGCTGCTGTCTTTGACAAGTTTATCAGGTGAGGATGCAACCATCTGTTAAGTACtaatttttgaaataaaacaaaacagtttgagaAACTGCAGAACTGCATGCAGTAATATTTTAACAGATTATTAGTTGTAGCTCTCCATTCAccattttggccatttttgcTTTCTATTTGAAGGAGTGTAATGTTCCATCTTACGCAGTAGTCTAAAATTATACTTGCTCTTTGAGGCTCGTAGTCTAAAATCGTAGcgtgtgggttttcttcagTGACTCAGATGTGAGGAATAAAAGGCTCAAAATATGCATGACAAAGTATGCATCACAGAAAATTGGTTTCTTTTTAACAATGctttcaaaaatgtgtttttcaggtATTTGTACTGTGGTGATATCTCAGTACGACTAGATCAGGTTATATCTCTGCACAAGCTGGCCAGCAAGTACCACGTCTGGGGTTTGCAACAAGGTCTGACCCAATATATGACTCAGCACCTTTCCAGTGATTCACCCACAGGCCATGTGGTGAGCTGGTACAACTATGCACTGCTAATTGGGGATGCGACCCTGAGGGACAGCTGTCTGCAGTACCTGTCCTGGAATCTGTCTTCAGTGCTGCAGAGTGGAGAATGGGGCTCCATCAGCGAAGACCTGCTCCTGTCCTTGCTCCAGCGCTCTGATCTTATTCTGCAGAGCGAGCTAGAGCTCTATGAGGCCCTGGAGGGCTGGATTAACCAGAACCAGCCAGTTACTACAACTGTGGAAAGTGCCCTAAGGGCTGTTCGATATTGCATGATCCCTCCTCAACATCTCTTCCGTCTTCAGAAGCAGTCCCTCCTCATGGTGAAGTATTACGAGACCATCCGTGATCTCCTATATCTAGCTTTCCAGTTTCACTCTGCCTCACCTATTCAACTGGCAAAGTACTTTGATGTcaactgcagcatttttactCCCCGTAACTACTTGTCCTCCTCCTGGGGTTCGCCGTGGATCATCAATAACCCCACCCGTGATGACCGCAGTTTCAGCTTCCAGACCCAGCTTGGTCCCAGCGGCCACGACTTCAGTAAGAGAGTGACATGGAACGCCCTGTTCTCCCCTCGCTGGCTCCCGCTTAGTGCCAGGTCAACTTATACAGAACTTGGTGCCATGCAGCCCACCCGCACAGAGTCAGGTCGACCTCGCATCATTGTAACACCCGCCACCTCCAGCCCAGACTTTGCCGGTGTAAGTTTCCAGAAAACTGTTATTGTGATGGCAAAACAGCAAGGAAAAGTGGTCGTCCGCCATGTCTACAACTTCCACCAAAGTACAGAGGAAGCTGGGGATTTCTTGGTGGATGCTGACTTGCAGCGCCGTGCGTCTGAGTACCTAATCGACAGCTCCCTCTATCTGCACATTGTAATCAAACCTCTCTACCACTCCCTTCTAGTTGCCAGGAAGTAAAAGCAGGAATTTGCCATGACCTCACCGTCAGTTACCCACCCACATGATCACACGCACATAATGCAAAGCACACTCATATCACAGCACGTGTAAGTGTCAAATATGTGATATTGTCAAGATTTcttgcatttctttctttttttttgtcttccaacAGGATGTGtctgtgaaaaaaatgactgaacttAACAGCTCAGCAGTGATTATCATGGTAATGATAATAGGTTATGTTCAATAtttcatgtgaaaaaaaaaacacaactcttGACTGTATTTGTtgaagtattttattgtgtactagtttgtttgttttttgttccctAAATTATATGATTTATGTAAGGGGTATTATTGTTTGAATAGGTGCTAtaaagattttactttaaaattagctcagttgttattatttttttgcatttttccatTTCAGTCACATATAGATTAAGATAGTTTGTAGTATCTGACATAAACCCACTTTAATCTTGTGTGccaaaatgtgttaaatgaaATGCAATTCCGTTGTCTTTGCTCCCTGGAAACTGTAGGCTAATACACGTCTGCTTTTGCATTCATTCTGCTTTTgttgtctaattttttttaattttgttttcgtTCCTTTTTGCACACTCATTTTATGTATCTATTAAAGATGTCCACGTGATGTtaagtgaaaataaagacaaactaaacaaaacaaaacgttgCACGCGTCATCATTCCATGACCTGTTTAAAAGTATATATGCAAAAGGCGCTTAGAATGTGTCAAAAGAGAAAGTAGCCACTAGTACAATGGAAACTACACGTCCCACGAGGCTTACCGCAAGACCGGAAATACGTCATCACGTCGTCGAAGTGGTTGGAGCCCTCAGCTGTCAGACTTTGGCCACCCAAGTGAAGGTTTTGTTAGCAAACTAACGCGAACTGTTcgggtttgttttaaagttgtgcattttattttatttatttatttttttttgtgaattgatCCTTGAGCGCGCGAGCTGGTTATTGGCGCGCTAAGCTTGCACGAGGGGACGAACCAcctagctgttttttttctttgtttttctttttcttttatcgCTGTTAGATCTTGGTCTGCAAACCAGCGATCCTGAGCGGGTGTAAGACTAGatgcagggagggagggagtaaaaaaaggcaaaagtctttgtgcTTCCCTTCCCCCTCATCAAAGCAAAGGGGAAATGTCTCTTTCTAAAGGAGGTAAGTGTCTTCTTTTTTGTCCTCACTGTTTTTAAAGCCgctctgcatgttttacctacCGAGGAGTACGAGTGAAAGTAGTCCGACTAGCTTAGTGTAAGAAATGTAACCTTGCCAGGTGGAAACCTGCGAGGCTAGCCAACATgtctttcctgctttttttatattcaaacaCAAAGTCTCCAAACAACCTGATATTTGAGCGTAACTTATTTATCTCGTTTGTGGCTCTCTTTTGGGTTTCACGTCGTAAGTTTAGCTAAAGCACGCGCTTTGCATCGCTTCGTCTTAGCCCGGAGGTTAGCATTTTGACAACAATAAGACTTCAGCTAAACTGTAATTATCAACCAAGCTTGTTCATTTGGAAATCACAGCGCCCTGTTTAGTTTCTGCCTCTATATCCAcaggtgtttttttaagctgctttcTTTGCCCCTTAAGTGCTTTTTGCCCcctttaccttttctttttaacacagGTGGCGACGactaataatactaataatgataaaaacagcACACCACTTTGTCCCTGAGATGTATGCTTGctacagagaaaagagaaataaggGAACATTCACTGGAAAATTCAAGTTCCTTCCTCTGCGTCACACACAGCATGATTATGATGATGTCAATTTACATTTCAAGTTCAGCGCTTGTGCTGTTACACAATCATACTCTCGTTACCATGGCCAGGAGTACACGCTGTTTTCAGAGGGCTGTGGAGATTGGCTGGTTGCTGCTGCTGGGCAATCACAGCCTTTGGCCTACCATGGCATGTTTTGACATGCAGCACCGACGCTGAGTGCAGtctccccttttctttttttttttttttgttgacagttCTCTTGCTGCCACacaggttctgctgctgctgctgctactctGAGGTGTCTTCGATTTCTTTTCCTCCCTCGATCACAGTGAGCCTTGAGATTGCTGAAGCATGTTTGGAGATTGGGTTCTCCCTAACAGCACTGATAGGGTGGTGTGGAAGATTATCTGCGCATGAGTCATCAGTGTCTGTCTGTATATGGACACAGTCTAAGGCTGGTGCTTCCTGATGGTGACTCGCCTCAGAGCTATTGAAACTTTGATCCCATGCACAATCCAGAAATTCTTGTTCATATTACAAATATATTCCGAGTAGTTTCctctgaactttgtttttttatgactctGAAAACCTTATGCATGACTTCCTCTTGAGAGGGAGGAATTAAAGCTTAATGTTATTCATTATTTTGACTGATAATAGGAAAAATTCAAAGTCAGCAACACTATTCTATGCCACACTTTCCCTAGAAAGTGCTACTACTCagatccctttttttttttttttcgtttttctattcttttttttttcagaaaatggttTTCTGCTGTCGTGTAGTTTTCCCCTGCACTGCTTTGTTAAACTTTGGCTACAGCTGTGGCTGATGTCACGGCACTATTGTGTCCTTTGAGGCTCAGTTAGAAGAGCAGAAAGCTGCAGTGAGGTTGGCCTCTGTTTGCCCTGACAGGACAACATGTGGGCCCAGCGAAGTGACATCATATTTCCCAAAGGGTCCTGACAGCTGTTGTGTTAGGAGCGGATGTGTCCAGCCGGACTGGCTGTAGTTGGGTGTCTGGTACCTGAAAGGAGCTAGTATTTCAGGGCCATTAATACTTAACTGTATGCAAGACGTGCCTCAGACATTAGTTAAGTTATAACAATGAGTGTGTATGC
It encodes:
- the btbd17b gene encoding BTB/POZ domain-containing protein 17, giving the protein MVRSCEQEIPGWVYVGTLLFFIYFHSVTVSGAPLKQEALDSGVTTLNHSMSLVHRMENLLVMGNSSDVSLRVQTINTDEVKVIQAHSLVLSLQSDVFEELLLGRNNSALVLTETPDCAAVFDKFIRYLYCGDISVRLDQVISLHKLASKYHVWGLQQGLTQYMTQHLSSDSPTGHVVSWYNYALLIGDATLRDSCLQYLSWNLSSVLQSGEWGSISEDLLLSLLQRSDLILQSELELYEALEGWINQNQPVTTTVESALRAVRYCMIPPQHLFRLQKQSLLMVKYYETIRDLLYLAFQFHSASPIQLAKYFDVNCSIFTPRNYLSSSWGSPWIINNPTRDDRSFSFQTQLGPSGHDFSKRVTWNALFSPRWLPLSARSTYTELGAMQPTRTESGRPRIIVTPATSSPDFAGVSFQKTVIVMAKQQGKVVVRHVYNFHQSTEEAGDFLVDADLQRRASEYLIDSSLYLHIVIKPLYHSLLVARK